A segment of the Odoribacter splanchnicus DSM 20712 genome:
ATCATACCTATGCCAGGCTCGATCCGGCAGATCCGTATATCTTGACGACAATCGAAATGGAATATCCTGCAGGCGTCGAAGCCGACGGTGACATGATCATGCCTCCGTTCCAACCGACATCGAACGCAACGTCGTATTACGTCGACACGGTAGAATTCCGTCAGCCGCTTAAAGGCAACGGGAAGGGTGAGATTGGCGCGAAAATCCGTTATCAGGCATGCGACCACTCGGAATGCAAACTCCCTGTAACGACAACCGTAAAAGTAACGCTATAACCGACCGATCAGACGAATAAGACCAATCAGTCTGATTAGCTCAATAATAAAAGAAAATGCAATGAAAAAGATTTTTTCACTGATCTTCGCCGGCGGGCTGACCATTTCGGGTTTGTCGGCACAAGAGAAGCTGAACGTCCTTTATGTGGGCGGTTCCGCTAATATAGAGACATTCGGAACGCGGGATCTTGATCCCGCCGCAGTTGCGGCTTCGGCAAAGGAACGCACTGCCGATTTCATCAAATTTCTCCGGCAGCACTTCACCAAAGTAACCGCTGTCGATGGCAAGAACTACAGTCCCGGCATGTCGGCCGCCGTTGATGTTACCATTTTCGACGGAATGCCTCCGGTTGTCAAGGAACGGGTGATGGAACGGGATGCCGAGGGGAATGTTACCCGCTATGAAGAAGCGGAATATCTGCCTTCCGACTTCAAATACCCTGCTCTGTGCATCGCTTCGTACAGCAAACAGCTCGGCAATGCCTTAGGTTCGAAGAACGATTGGATGTGTCTCTGTCTCGACAACTACGCCTATAACTGGAATAAATCGCATCCTATTTTTAACGGTCCGTTTAAGGTGAATCTCGAAACGGAAATGTATCCGACTCCGGAAAGCGCTGTTGAGTATGGCGAATTCTATGACTATGTTGCGCCGAAAGAACTCGAGATGTTTCGGGTATCGAAATATAGTTACAAAGACCCCGGACATAGAAATATCCGCATCGGAATGGTGAGTCGTCCGTGGGGGTATCTCGATTCGCCTGAGGCTGAAGTGATTTCCGGAGGAGTTTCGGCCAAGTCGATCGATGCCGTTGCAATTGGCCGCCACGGTAACATGTTTCACTGGGGTTTTGCCGCCGCTCCTGCTGATATGCTTCCAGCTGCCCGTGAAATTCTGGCTAATGCAATTGTCTATACCGCAAAAGCTTGTACACAGCCGATTATAGCACGCAAAATAAACGAAGTGTGTTTCACACGCCCGATGATTACGGAAAGCAAGTTCTTGGTTTCTCAGAAAGGGTGGAAACACTATAACGAGATGAACCGTTCGTCGTATGAGAGCATGAAAGAGGGGGCGGCTGAAGCTGAAGCCAAGAAGGCTGCCGGACAGGAGCTCGACGAAGAGGACAAGATGTATCTTGAATATTTCTCGCATATGACTGAACCGGTTGACGTCACTTATGCCGAACATTTGAAACAGCATGCCAGACCGGGACTCTTCGAGCTTTTCGGAACCGATGAACAGAGCTATATGGACTACTATGACCGGAACGCTCCCTATTTCTACGGCGACCCGGCAAGTGATAAGCCATGGTTAGAGAAGATCGATCAGGAAGCGCGTGAACTCGGTATTGCCAACAACGACATCCGTTTGCTTGACACGGCTATCACCATGATGGAGAAAGGTGGAGACGAGGCGGTGACAGGGCGTATATTGGCCGAACGCTATACCCTTAAACGCTTCTCAACCCCGACACAGTGGCGACAGTGGTTCGACAAAAACCGCAACAATATGTTTTTTACCGAAGCCGGTGGCTTTAAATGGCTTGTCAATACCTATGAACCCGGCGAAAACGACTATTCTGTAATTAAAGAATAAAAATAACCCATTTTCTGGAACAGGTTGTGACTTGGCGAATCTGAGAGGAAAATATGTGCTGTTGGATTTCTGGGGGTCTTGGTGTGGCCCTTGCAGGGCTTCCCATCCCCATCTGAAAGCGTTACAGGCTCATTATGGGCCGCAAGGGCTTGAAGTGATCAATATTGCCCAGGAAAACGGAGCCGATGCCCGGAAAATTTGGCTGAAGGCTGTTGAGGAGGATCAGATGACCTGGACCCAGATTTTGAATAACGAGGACCGGGAGGTTTGTGATGTGGTAAAACTTTATGGGATTACCGCTTTCCCGACAAAGGTACTTATCGATCCGGAAGGAAAAATTATCGTGAAGACGGTAGGAGAGTCTGCCCCGATCGATGAAAAGTTGAAAGAGGTATTTGGAAATTAAAGTTATAATAAACATTCATTATATCCGGTTGTTGAAATTTTTATCAGCCGGATATATGATTGTTTTTCTGGTGGAATATATTATTTTTGTCAGTGAGGAAAGCTAATTTGGGAGTTTCCTTTGAGGCAAATGAAAAAAGAAATCTTTGGTTATAAGAGTTTTGAGGATCTTTTTAATCAGTATTTCGAGGATTTGATGAGGTTCGTATACGGTTATGTCGGCAATGAGGAAGTTGCCCGCGATATTGTACACGATGTGTTTCTTACGTTTTGGAATCATCGGGAACATTTGGATTTCTCCTGGTCATTAAAATCTTATCTGTTTACTTTGTCACGTAATTATGCATTGAATTATCTCCGCCATCAGAAAGTGGTGGCTCAGAACGAGGAGGCTTTGATGCGTGAGATGGAAAGTATTCAGGACGAATGGGAGGATTACGATCAGAAAATAGAACGTCTGCAAGCCGGACTGGCGGCTTTGCCGGATAAGCAAAGAGAGGTATTGATAAAATGTTTCGTAGAAGGAAAAAAGTACCGGGAGATTGCCGACGAGATGGATATATCCTTGAATACGGTGAAAACTCATCTGAAACGTGCTGTCCATTTTTTGCGGGAAGAATTACCCGACGGGCTGACCTTGCTTTTTATGCTGAAATATAATTAGTTTTTCAATACTTTTCTTTATTCTCTCCATACTGACGGTACTTTCCCATTGCTGAAAATTTAAGGGTAAGTTCTAAAAAAAATCAATGATTTGCAATAAAAGTGACAAATTGTTGTCACCCGTTATGAATAGGTGCGTGTGTTATTACAAAAGCAAATAAAATGCACACAGATTTTAGTGACGACCAAATCGAATATGCCGGGCGGCTTTTGAATCATCGTGAACAGTTAGACGATCGGGAAGTTCAGGAATGGCTGGAGCATCCGGAGAACCGGGCTGTCTTGGACCAATTGGCCCGAACGAGACAAGAACTGGATAAACGGGATTTTTCTGCTTTAAAAGCGAATGAATGGAAAGTTTTGAAAAATCAGCTCCATCTCTCCAAAACACGGGTGTTGAGATTATGGATGTCTGTGGCGGCAACCGTCGTTTTGGGAGTGGGGATCGGGGTTTGGTTCGGATTGCAGCAGGAAAAAAATTTACCTTTAGCAGGAAATAGCCTGTCGGAGACGGAAATCTTACCGGGAAAGCGGGTGGCCTTCCTGACATTAGCCGATGGACAGAAAGTGGAGTTAGGAAAGGGGAATATCCGGCTCGATGATGGTAAGGTGGTAACAATTCTCAACGATTCGGTAGATGGATTACATTATACTACGATAGAAACGCATGATGAACCTTTAAAGGAGGAATACAATTCCCTGAAAATTCCGGTCGGAGGTTTTTATAAGCTGGTATTGTCGGATGGAACAAAAGTATGGTTGAACGCTGATTCGGAATTGAAATATCCGGTTCGGTTTGTCGGAGGAAAACGGGAAGTATATTTGAAAGGGGAAGGTTATTTCCAGGTAAGTAAAGATTCCTGCCGGCAATTTATCGTGCATCTGCAGAATTCCGAGATTACTGTATTGGGTACGGCTTTTAACGTCAGTGCTTATGAGGATGAAGCCCATGTGTATACCACGCTCGAAGAAGGTCGTGTAGCTTTTTACTCCCGTCAGAATAAACAACGGATCCTGTTAAAACCGGGTATGCAGAGTGATATGGAAGTGGCTACCGGAAAAACGGTTGTTTCGGAGGTCGATCCCTCTCTTTATTCGGCTTGGATCGAAGGGCGCTTTGTGTTCCAATCTTTAGACCTGGAATCTATATTACGTCAATTGCAACGCTGGTATGATTTCGAAGTGTTCTTTCAACAGCAGGAAGTGAAAAATTATCGGTTCAGAGGAGTATTGAGCCGTGACATGGATATCCGTCAGGCCTTGGATATTATCGAAGAAACGACCGATCTGAAATTCGATATCAAGGGGAAAACGATTCTGGTAAGGAAATAAAAAAGCAGGAATTGCTACCAACAATTCCCGCTTAGCGTCCCGAAAGGGATGATTTTAAAACTTTAAAACATAACAAATTTATGAAAAAAATTGGAAAAACAATAGGGGTTATCGCTGGGTTGGTGTAATTATTTTCCTTTTTATGCTCGGGATGCCCGAAAGAGCTTTGACTCAGGAGGTGGGAATCGAATTTTCGAAGGGCTCCTGGAAAAAACAATTGAATCAGGCCAAACGTCAGAAGAAGCTGATCTTTTTGGATTGTCATACCAAATGGTGTGGCTTCTGTAAGGTCTTGGCCCAATATGTATTTACGGATCCCGAAGTGGCCCGGTTCTATAATCAGCATTTTGTGAATGTAGAGATGGATATGGAAGAGGGAGTAGGAGTAGAACTGGTAAAAAGATACGGCATTCATGCTTATCCAACCTTGTTGTTTATCAATGCACAAGGCGAATTGGAAGATTATCATGCCGGTTATCTGGCACCCAAGGAACTGATCGCGTTGGGAGAACGGGCTCTGAAGCCGGAAAATAACCTGGCGGGTATGCAAAAAAGATATGCTGCCGGTGAACGGGAGCCGGAGATGTTGCGGGAGTATTTGCGGATATTATCCAAGGCTTATCAGGATAGCCTCATGAGGGAAATTATTTCGACGGATTTGGGCGGATTGGACGACAACCGGTTTTATACTCCGGAAGTTTGGAACATTATCGAGGAAAACGGTCAGGCAGCAATATCCCTGTTGATATCGAGAGTTATTCCGAACCGGGATAAGTTTTACGGCGTGGTGGAAAAAGAAAGAGTGGATCAGGGAATCGACAAAGCCTTGTCGGCAAAAGCTATAAGCTTTATTCATAATGCCGGACGGAAAAGCTTTCACCCGGAAGAGTGCCGGCAGCTGAAAGAATTTTTCCTGAGCCAGAAAGCTTTACCTTATGCCGGAGAGTATCTGGCGACGATATATGCCGGGGAATATCTTCATCAGAAGGAATATACTCAAGTGTTGAACGTGTTGGAAGATATCGTGAAATATCATTATTTCCGGCTGGATTCCCGGGATGAGGTGCTGAATTTTACTTTACGCTATGTGGCTGAGTGCGAGGATATGGAAATCAGAAAACAGGGGATGGAGCTGTTGGATGCTTTGCCCCGGACGACTATCCGGGAAAAGAAAAAGCCGATGTACGAGGCTACCCGGAAGATGTTGGCGGGGAAAGAATAATAATTGACTATTATGATAATCGCTTATCGGGAAGGACTACCAACTATCCCGGTAAAGAACCGAAAGATGATTTTTTAACTTTAAAACATTACATTTTTTTATGATGTTGCTGAGTCTGACCCACCTTTCTGCCAGCGTAAAAAGTCAGAATAGTGTGGTCAATCTTACCTTGAAGAATGTGTCGGTGGAACAAGCTTTGACAAAGGTAGAAAAGCAGTTGAAACAGAATTTTTTCTTCAATCGCGAGAATGTGGATTTGGAACGGAAGGTCGATTTGCAGTTGTCTGATGCTGATTTGGATGAATTGGTGTTACAACTTTTCGGTCGGGATTACAAATACCGCGTAGTAGATAATATTATTGTCGTTTCGCGTAAAGACGAAGAGCAGGAACAACCTCAGCAGATTAAAGTCGAGGGGGTGGTCAAGGATAAGCGGGGAGATGCTCTGCCCGGAGTGACGGTTTTGATCAAAGGGACAAAAATCGGGGTGGCTACGGATCTGGACGGAAAATATTCCCTTTCGGTTCCGGTTGGTGCCCAGGTATTGGTATTCTCTATGGTGGGTATGCAGGATAAGGAGGAGACGGTCGGTAAACGCACCCGGATCGATGTCGTACTGGAAGAGGCGGTGAGTGAATTGGAAGATGTTGTGGTAACCGGATATTATACTCAGGCAAAAAATAGCTTTACCGGTGCTGCCAGAACCATTACGGCAGAAGAGTTACAGATGGGCGGAAATCAAAATATTCTGACGGCTTTGCAGAATGTCGATCCGTCGTTTATGAAAATAGATAACAATCTGGCGGGGAGTAATCCGAACGTGGTGCCTGAATTTCAGATCCGCGGTGCAGGGAGTATTTCCGGTATAGAGAGTGAATACGAAGGAAATCCGAACTCGCCGGTATTCATTGTCGATGGTTTCGAGATGACTGCCGAGAAGGTTTACGATATGGATCCTTACCGGGTAGCCTCCATTACTTTGCTGAAAGATGCTGCGGCAACGGCTATTTATGGTTCACGGGCTTCCAACGGCGTGGTAGTTATTACAACCAATGCTCCGGCCAATGGAAAAATGCAGGTGAGTTATAATGTGGACGCTTCATTTTATATTGCGGATCTGAGTGATTATAATGTGTGTAATGCTGAAGAAAAGTTGGCGATTGAAAAGGCTGCTGGTATGTACACCGCCACTGCAGTGAATTCGCAGTTGACACTCGACAGGTGGTATAATGAGAAGCTGGCCAATATCAAACGGGGATACGATACATATTGGCTTGACAAGCCGCTGGATGCGGTAGCTGTGGCAAATAAACATACCCTGCGTCTGGATGGTGGTAATGATCATATCCGTTATGGCCTGGAGGTGAATTACAGTAATACGCCGGGAGTAATGAAAGAGTCGGGGCGGCGGCGTTTGGCCTTGGGGATGGAGTTACAGTATATCTATAAGAATTTGACATTCCGTAATACCCTGACCTATTCTAACGTGAAGGCGACCAATTCTCCTTACGGTTCATTCAGTACTTATACTCAGTTGAATCCATATGTGCGGTATAAAGATGATGATGGGAATTATATTTACGAGGTGGACCGGTATATTCCTGTCGGCGGTGGCGGATTAGGAAAGACGTTTTATAATCCGTTGTATAATACCACGCTGAATACGGTAGATGAGGAAAAATACAATGATGTGACTAATAATTTCGGAGTGGATTGGACTATTATAGAGGGCTTGCGGTTGAAAGGCAGTTTTTCTTTCACCCATCAGAATACCTATGTAGACAATTTCAAACCTGCCCGACATACGGATTTCGCAGATTATAGCGATGAGGATTTTGACCGGAGAGGAGCTTACGTCGGATCGCGCGGAGAGAATTTCAGCTATGATGCCAGTGCAGTACTGACCTATTTCTGGCAGCTTGATAAACATGTGGTTAATGCTAATCTCGGATGGAACTTACAAGAAAACGTAACCCGGGAGTTTACGGTAAAAACCGAAGGTTTCCCCAATGAGAACCTGGATTATATCAGTTTTGCAACCCAGTATGAAAAAGACGGTGCGCCTTCGGGGGATGAGTATACATCCCGTCTGGTGGGTTTTTTAGGAAATTTGAATTACAGCTATGACGAACGGTATTTGTTGGATCTTTCTTTCCGTGAGGATGCTTCTTCGCGTTTCGGTGCCGATAAACGGTGGGCGCCCTTCTGGTCGGCAGGTTTGGGTTGGAATCTGCACAATGAGGGTTTTCTGAAAGATGTAGCTTTTATCAATCGTTTAAAAATACGTGGTTCGTACGGATTGACAGGTAGTCAGAATTATAATCCCTATCAGGCGATGACGACTTATAAATATCTCACCGGAGAACGTTATCATCATACGGTGGGGGCTGAAGTAATGGCATTGGGGAACGAAAAGCTGGGATGGCAGCGTACGTTGCAGCAGAACTACGGCTTGGATATCGATCTTTGGGATGAACGCATTAATATCACCGGAAACTATTATATAAAACTGTCAAAAGATGTATTGACCTCTGTAACCTTGCCCCCTTCTTTGGGTTTTGATTCTTATATGGACAATTTAGGAGAGGTAAAGAACTATGGGTATGAATTAAGCCTGCGCGTGGCGATTTTGAAGAATCCGGCCAAGCGGCTCTTTTGGAGCGTAAATGCCAATGCTTTACACAACAAAAATAAGTTGATGAAGATATCGAATGCCCTGAGGGCTTATAATGATTCGCAGGATGAGGATTCTATGGCGGATTCCAAAAAGAAAGAACCCAACCGTCCGAAAGTACGCTATATTGAAGGGGAGTCCATGAATTCCATTTGGGTGAACCGGTCTCTGGGGATCGATCCGGCTACCGGTAATGAACTGTTTTTGGCCAAGAACGGGGATATCGTCACGGAATGGAATACAGACAACTATGTGATCGGCGGCTGTACAGATTCGGAATTGGAAGGGACTTTCGGAACAAACTTTCAGTGGAAAGGATTTCAGTTGAATATGATATTCCGTTACAGCCTGGGGGGACAAATCTATAACCAGACGCTGGTAGATAAGGTGCAGGATGCCGATTTGCGTGGTAATGTGGACCGGCGTGTATTCGAGGAACGTTGGCAGAAACCCGGAGACAAAGTGATGTTCACTAAATTCGGACCTGGGATAAATGCCAATGCGACTAGTCTGACCAAACCGACTTCCCGCTTTATCGAGGATAACAATTATCTGGAATTGTCCACATTGAATCTGTCGTACGAATTCGGTATGCCCTGGATGAAGAAGGTGGGGTTAAAACGGCTGAAAGTCCTCTTTTATATGAACGACGTGTTCCGTGCTTCCACTGTGAAGCAGGAGAGGGGAATCGATTATCCGTTTGCCCGCAATTTTAGTGTAGGATTGCAGGCACGTTTCTAAATGTTTACGATTAATTGATAGAAGGTTATGAAATATACAATATTGAAATACGGCATGTTGGCAGGCACACTGTTGTTAGGTGGCTGTAATAATTGGTTGGA
Coding sequences within it:
- a CDS encoding SusC/RagA family TonB-linked outer membrane protein; amino-acid sequence: MMLLSLTHLSASVKSQNSVVNLTLKNVSVEQALTKVEKQLKQNFFFNRENVDLERKVDLQLSDADLDELVLQLFGRDYKYRVVDNIIVVSRKDEEQEQPQQIKVEGVVKDKRGDALPGVTVLIKGTKIGVATDLDGKYSLSVPVGAQVLVFSMVGMQDKEETVGKRTRIDVVLEEAVSELEDVVVTGYYTQAKNSFTGAARTITAEELQMGGNQNILTALQNVDPSFMKIDNNLAGSNPNVVPEFQIRGAGSISGIESEYEGNPNSPVFIVDGFEMTAEKVYDMDPYRVASITLLKDAAATAIYGSRASNGVVVITTNAPANGKMQVSYNVDASFYIADLSDYNVCNAEEKLAIEKAAGMYTATAVNSQLTLDRWYNEKLANIKRGYDTYWLDKPLDAVAVANKHTLRLDGGNDHIRYGLEVNYSNTPGVMKESGRRRLALGMELQYIYKNLTFRNTLTYSNVKATNSPYGSFSTYTQLNPYVRYKDDDGNYIYEVDRYIPVGGGGLGKTFYNPLYNTTLNTVDEEKYNDVTNNFGVDWTIIEGLRLKGSFSFTHQNTYVDNFKPARHTDFADYSDEDFDRRGAYVGSRGENFSYDASAVLTYFWQLDKHVVNANLGWNLQENVTREFTVKTEGFPNENLDYISFATQYEKDGAPSGDEYTSRLVGFLGNLNYSYDERYLLDLSFREDASSRFGADKRWAPFWSAGLGWNLHNEGFLKDVAFINRLKIRGSYGLTGSQNYNPYQAMTTYKYLTGERYHHTVGAEVMALGNEKLGWQRTLQQNYGLDIDLWDERINITGNYYIKLSKDVLTSVTLPPSLGFDSYMDNLGEVKNYGYELSLRVAILKNPAKRLFWSVNANALHNKNKLMKISNALRAYNDSQDEDSMADSKKKEPNRPKVRYIEGESMNSIWVNRSLGIDPATGNELFLAKNGDIVTEWNTDNYVIGGCTDSELEGTFGTNFQWKGFQLNMIFRYSLGGQIYNQTLVDKVQDADLRGNVDRRVFEERWQKPGDKVMFTKFGPGINANATSLTKPTSRFIEDNNYLELSTLNLSYEFGMPWMKKVGLKRLKVLFYMNDVFRASTVKQERGIDYPFARNFSVGLQARF
- a CDS encoding RNA polymerase sigma-70 factor, whose translation is MKKEIFGYKSFEDLFNQYFEDLMRFVYGYVGNEEVARDIVHDVFLTFWNHREHLDFSWSLKSYLFTLSRNYALNYLRHQKVVAQNEEALMREMESIQDEWEDYDQKIERLQAGLAALPDKQREVLIKCFVEGKKYREIADEMDISLNTVKTHLKRAVHFLREELPDGLTLLFMLKYN
- a CDS encoding FecR domain-containing protein, which produces MHTDFSDDQIEYAGRLLNHREQLDDREVQEWLEHPENRAVLDQLARTRQELDKRDFSALKANEWKVLKNQLHLSKTRVLRLWMSVAATVVLGVGIGVWFGLQQEKNLPLAGNSLSETEILPGKRVAFLTLADGQKVELGKGNIRLDDGKVVTILNDSVDGLHYTTIETHDEPLKEEYNSLKIPVGGFYKLVLSDGTKVWLNADSELKYPVRFVGGKREVYLKGEGYFQVSKDSCRQFIVHLQNSEITVLGTAFNVSAYEDEAHVYTTLEEGRVAFYSRQNKQRILLKPGMQSDMEVATGKTVVSEVDPSLYSAWIEGRFVFQSLDLESILRQLQRWYDFEVFFQQQEVKNYRFRGVLSRDMDIRQALDIIEETTDLKFDIKGKTILVRK
- a CDS encoding thioredoxin family protein; this translates as MLGMPERALTQEVGIEFSKGSWKKQLNQAKRQKKLIFLDCHTKWCGFCKVLAQYVFTDPEVARFYNQHFVNVEMDMEEGVGVELVKRYGIHAYPTLLFINAQGELEDYHAGYLAPKELIALGERALKPENNLAGMQKRYAAGEREPEMLREYLRILSKAYQDSLMREIISTDLGGLDDNRFYTPEVWNIIEENGQAAISLLISRVIPNRDKFYGVVEKERVDQGIDKALSAKAISFIHNAGRKSFHPEECRQLKEFFLSQKALPYAGEYLATIYAGEYLHQKEYTQVLNVLEDIVKYHYFRLDSRDEVLNFTLRYVAECEDMEIRKQGMELLDALPRTTIREKKKPMYEATRKMLAGKE